A genomic segment from Curtobacterium sp. MCSS17_007 encodes:
- a CDS encoding BLUF domain-containing protein, translated as MLQSLVYMSSAKEPFDDEALDAVLEHARTRNTVDGLTGMLVHRGGRFMQLLEGPYDAVMATYARILEDDRHDEVRLLVEESIHTRRFPEWSMAYDRESDGVEVPEGFSTFLDQGDQSADQSRPRELLRWFRNHPMADPTAAKGKHRRED; from the coding sequence GTGCTGCAGTCACTGGTGTACATGAGTTCCGCGAAGGAGCCGTTCGACGACGAGGCGCTCGACGCGGTGCTCGAACACGCGCGGACGCGCAACACCGTCGACGGCCTGACCGGGATGCTCGTCCACCGGGGCGGGCGCTTCATGCAGCTGCTCGAAGGCCCGTACGACGCGGTGATGGCGACCTACGCCCGGATCCTCGAGGACGACCGGCACGACGAGGTCCGACTCCTCGTCGAGGAGTCGATCCACACGCGACGGTTCCCCGAGTGGTCGATGGCCTACGACCGGGAGTCCGACGGGGTCGAGGTGCCCGAGGGGTTCAGCACGTTCCTCGATCAGGGGGACCAGAGCGCGGACCAGAGCCGTCCCCGCGAGCTGCTGCGCTGGTTCCGGAACCACCCGATGGCCGACCCGACGGCGGCGAAGGGCAAGCACCGGCGCGAGGACTGA